The following are from one region of the Oncorhynchus masou masou isolate Uvic2021 chromosome 24, UVic_Omas_1.1, whole genome shotgun sequence genome:
- the LOC135512970 gene encoding histone H2A deubiquitinase MYSM1-like, producing MADDLDVDIEGDEYDAKLGGFGEGAALLQNQHPQSAWKNNTGVLPWGLDSSISAENMLLEEQYYLTGKETSKSVWANSANCKPKPKVKKSPAKPSGSGSSTATRWSQQEKELFETGLAQFGRRWTKISKLVGSRTILQVKSYARQYFKHKAKSEFNTTAVATPTAPLVLGQVPEAGSTVFNSGLSVPTYLSGLTNTVRIERLGDEEEEEVDITDDFSDEGSSGGGNGGEGNIEGNVEDLQAGVRTETHEPGVPEELDNHGEIHQVQPNQTHPRLEETDQEQPNCSPPSPLTAPCPAEQAPSGQCEGGTAEPLRDPVESGEETGGSGWQEVGEEFEEEELTAPEQEAELDLATITEEEKQAIPEFFEGRPSKTPERYLKIRNYMLDQWLKSKPKYLNKTSVRPGLKNCGDVNCIGRIHTYLELIGGINFNCDQAVYNRPRVVDRSKPRESRDTLEYQLAQRLQSMRTRKRRVRDVWGNWRDAKDLEGQTYEHLSAEELALRREMRRPHKPCKVSRHRGLLDPFQLIPCRVFGKERQEPFQVIVCAEALLIMDMHAHVSMGEVIGLLGGSYSEEDNVLKIVAAEPCNSVSTGLQCEMDPLSQTQACELLSSLGLAVVGWYHSHPTFHPNPSIRDIHTQDQFQSYFSRGGAPFIGMIVSPFDPANPSPRSQTTCLMVREDQGPGPQKLPYRFDYQCSQQQPDWSQLMRRAEWIIHKYKHTHGSVQMDRPFRRDSHLTCLEKMMSSLGRYLEPLLEEEGDHFLSQIHTLFLSHFVAEKPRGEDEGKTADCSDLINTHAFPFTQPINIRGTDDTGTKENWENESVSPIDSIETPNIETTNSHTANQENLHPMQFGSVLLTGHDYLF from the exons TGGCTTTGGTGAGGGAGCAGCGCTACTCCAGAACCAGCACCCACAGTCAGCATGGAAGAACAATACTGGAGTCTTG cCATGGGGACTAGACAGCTCCATCAGTGCAGAGAACATGCTGCTGGAGGAACA GTATTATTTGACAGGTAAAGAGACGTCCAAGAGTGTGTGGGCCAACTCGGCTAACTGCAAGCCTAAACCCAAAGTGAAGAA GTCTCCTGCCAAGCCTTCAGGTTCAGGCTCCTCCACAGCCACTCGCTGGTCTCAGCAGGAGAAGGAGCTGTTTGAGACAGGACTG GCTCAGTTTGGCCGTAGGTGGACGAAGATCTCCAAGCTGGTAGGCAGTCGGACCATTCTACAGGTGAAGAGCTACGCCAGACAGTACTTCAAACACAAG GCTAAATCCGAGTTTAATACTACTGCAGTGGCAACTCCTACAGCCCCCCTGGTTTTAGGCCAGGTCCCAGAGGCAGGGTCAACAGTGTTCAActctggcctgtctgtccccacctaCCTGTCAGGTCTGACCAACACTGTtcggatagagagactgggagacgaagaggaagaggaggtggacatAACTGATGACTTCAGCGATGAGGGAAGTAGTGGAGGAGGAAATGGAGGAGAAGGAAATATCGAGGGGAATGTTGAGGACCTCCAGGCTGGAGTTAGGACTGAGACACATGAGCCTGGAGTGCCAGAGGAGCTGGACAACCATGGAGAGATCCACCAGGTGCAACCCAACCAGACACACCCCAGGCTGGAAGAGACGGATCAGGAGCAGCCTAACTGTagccctccatctcccctcacaGCTCCATGCCCAGCAGAGCAGGCCCCCAGCGGACAGTGTGAGGGGGGAACTGCTGAGCCCCTGAGGGACCCAGTGGAGtctggagaggagacaggggggtcTGGGTGGCAAGAGGTAGGGGAGGAGTTTGAAGAGGAGGAGCTTACAGCCCCCGAGCAGGAAGCGGAGCTGGACCTGGCGACTATCACTGAGGAGGAGAAACAAGCTATCCCAGAATTCTTTGAGGGACGGCCATCCAAAACCCCAGAGAGATACCTGAAGATCAGGAACTACATGCTGGAccaatg GTTGAAGAGTAAGCCCAAGTACTTGAACAAGACGTCAGTGCGTCCTGGTCTGAAGAACTGTGGAGATGTCAACTGTATCGGCAGAATACACACCTACCTGGAGCTGATAGGAGGCATCAACTTCAACTGTG ATCAGGCAGTGTATAACCGTCCCAGGGTGGTGGATCGTTCTAAACCCAGAGAGAGCCGAGACACTCTGGAATACCAGCTGGCCCAAAGACTACAGAGCATG CGAACCAGGAAGCGTCGTGTGAGGGACGTGTGGGGGAACTGGCGTGACGCTAAAGACCTGGAGGGACAGACATACGAGCACCTGAGTGCAGAGGAGCTAGccctgaggagagagatgaggagaccGCATAAACCCTGTAAGGTCTCCAGGCACAGAGG GTTGCTGGATCCGTTCCAGCTGATTCCGTGTCGTGTGTTTGGAAAGGAAAGGCAGGAGCCCTTTCAGGTGATAGTGTGTGCCGAGGCTCTCCTCATCATGGACATG CATGCCCATGTGTCGATGGGTGAAGTCATCGGGCTACTGGGAGGATCCTACAGCGAGGAAGACAATGTCCTGAAG ATTGTTGCAGCGGAGCCGTGTAACAGTGTGAGTACAGGTCTGCAGTGTGAGATGGACCCTTTGTCTCAGACTCAGGCCTGTGAGCTGTTGTCTAGCCTGGGCTTGGCTGTAGTGGGATGGTACCACTCTCACCCCACCTTCCACCCAAACCCCTCTATacgggatatacacacacaggaccagttccag agtTATTTCTCTCGAGGCGGAGCCCCGTTTATTGGGATGATTGTGAGTCCGTTTGACCCTGCTAACCCCTCCCCCCGCTCCCAAACCACCTGCCTGATGGTCAGAGAGGACCAAGGACCAGGACCACAGA AGCTGCCCTACAGGTTTGACTACCAGTGTtcacagcagcagcctgactggaGCCAGCTGATGAGGAGGGCAGAGTGGATTATCCACAAGTATAAACACACCCACGGCAGTGTCCAGATGGACAGGCCGTTCCGCAGGGACTCTCATCTAACCTGTCTGGAGAAG aTGATGTCATCTTTAGGGAGGTATCTGGAGCCCCtgctagaggaggagggagaccacTTCCTCTCCCAGATCCACACTCTGTTCCTGTCACACTTTGTTGCTGAGAAACCAAGAGGCGAGGATGAGGGCAAAACCGCTGACTGTTCAGATCTAATCAACACCCATGCCTTCCCCTTCACTCAGCCAATCAACATCAGAGGAACAGATGACACAGGAACAAAGGAAAACTGGGAGAATGAATCGGTCTCGCCCATTGATAGTATAGAAACGCCTAATATAGAAACCACTAACTCACACACAGCTAACCAAGAGAACTTACATCCAATGCAGTTTGGTTCTGTGTTGTTAACTGGTCATGATTATCTATTCTGA